GCTGCGACCCGCGCCTCGTCAAGTTGCCAGCCGCGCGCGAGGTCGCGATGTCGAGCAAGCTCGACGAGCTCAAGGAGATGCTGGTCGAGATGATCGCCGAGGGCCGGCGCGTCCTCCTGTTCTCGCAATTCACCTCGATGCTCGACCTCATCAAGGAGGCGGTGACGGCAGCCGGCATCGATTTCGTCGAGCTGCGCGGCGACACGGCCGACCGCGCGACGCCGGTCAGGCGCTTCGAGGCGCTCGAAGTACCGCTGTTCCTGATCAGCCTCAAGGCGGGCGGCCGCGGCCTCAACCTGACCTCCGCCGACACGGTCATTCACTATGACCCGTGGTGGAACCCGGCCGCCGAGGAACAGGCGTCCGACCGCGCGCACCGCATCGGCCAGACCAAGTCGGTGTTCGTCTACAAGCTGATCGCCGCCGGCACGGTCGAGGAGCGCATCGTCGAGCTGCAGGAGCGCAAGGCGGCCTTGGCCAACATCGCGCTCGGCGCCGAGAGCGAGTTCGCCGGCATCGAGCTCGACGACATCGACTACCTGTTCGGCGACGCGGCGGACCAGGAGGCGGCTTAGGGCCACTGCTTCTCCCGTCATCCCCGCGCAGGCGGGGATCCAGCAATGAGCCGCGTCGGCGGCGACAAGACTCTTGTCCGCGCTGCCGCGCGTAAGGGCTGGATCCCCGCCTGCGCGGGGATGACGGAAGAGCGGGTGCCACCGCACCATCTCAGCCTTCCACCCCGAAGCGGAAGATGGTGGTCGAGCGGAAAGTCTCGCCGGGCCGGAGCACGGTCGACGGGAAGTGCGGCTGGTTCGGCGAATCCGGGAAATGCTGAGTCTCGAGGCAGAAGCCGTCGCCCTGGCGATAGAGCCGGCCGGACTTGCCCGCGCGCGTGCCCGTGAGGAAATTGGCCGTGTAGAACTGCACGCCCGGCTGGTCGGTCAGCACGTCCAGCACACGGCCCGAGGCGGGATCGGTCACGCGGGCGGCGAGCGTCGCAACACCCGGCTGCCGGTCGTTCAGCACGAAATTATGGTCGTAGCCGCGGCCGAACAGGATCTGCGGGTCGCGCGCGTCGCGGATCTCGGCGCCGATGCGCTTCGGCGTGCGGAAGTCGAACGGCGTGTCGGCGACCGGACGGATCTCGCCGGTCGGGATCAGATGCTCGTCGACCGGCGTGAAGCCGTCGGCCTCGATCTGGGCGACATGCCCCAGCACGTCGCCGGCGCCTTCGCCGCCGAGGTTGAAATAGGCGTGGTTCGTGAGGTTGAGCACGGTCGGCCGATCGGTCGTCGCCCGATAGTCGATCGTGAGCGCATTCTCGGCGCCGACCCGATAGGTGACGGTGGCCGCGAGCCGGCCAGGATAGCCCTCCTCGCCGTCGGCGCTCACATAGGCAAGGCGCAGTACCGCCTCGGCGCCATCGCTCGCCTCGAGCACGGTCCAGACGGCCTTGTCGAAGCCCTTGAGGCCGCCGTGGAGCGCGTTCGGCCCATTGTTCACGGCGAGCCGATAGGCCGTGCCGTCGAGCGTGAAGCGGCCGCCGGCGATCCGGTTGCCGTAGCGGCCGACGATCGTGCCGAAATATTGCGGCTTCTCGACATAATCCTCGAGGCCGGCATAGCCCATGACCAGGTCGGCGAAATGCCCGTGCCGGTCGGGCGCCTCGATCGCCTGGATCGTGGCACCGTAGGTCAGGAGGCGGACAGCGAAGCCCCGAGCATTCGTCAGGCGAAAGGCCTCGATGCCGGTTCCGTCGGCCAGCTGCCCGAACGGCGTCCGGATGATGCGCGCCGCCTTCTCCTCCGCCATCGGTCCTCCTCCCTTGGAACGGACGTATCCCGTCCGCCGCTTCGGTCCCATCAGGAACGCGCCGGGCGGCGAGCAGGTCAAGTCCTTTTGTATGAGGATTAGCGCCCGCCGTACCGAAGTACGCTCCCGGGCGCCGCACTCAGCCCCGGCGGCGCACCCCGGCCAGCACGGTCTCGACCGGGTCTGGCGCATTCGGGTCGCCGGTCCGCGCCCAGTCGAGCGCCCGGCGGACGTCGCCCATGGTGTTGTCGAGCAGCTCGACCATAGCACGATGGGCGCCCTCGCCGTCCTGGGCTACGACCGCGTCCAGGATCGCCTTGTGCTTGCCGAGCGCGTGGCGCGGGCCGCCCGGCGTCGCGTTCGACAGGCGGAAGCCCATCGCGAGCGCCGTCTCGATCAGGGCGCCGAGCGGCGCCATCAGCTCGTTGTGCGTCGCCTGCAGCAGCGACTGATGGAAGCGCATGTCGGGCTCTTCCCAGCGCTCGGCGTCGTTGCCGGCGGCCGCCATGCCGGCATAGGCGCTCTCGAGCCGCGTCAGGTCCTCGTCGGTCCGGCGGAGTGCCGCAAGCCTTGCCCCCTGCGGCTCGATCATGAGGCGCAGCTCGAACAGGTCCTTGACGAAACGCTCGACCGGAGCCGCCGCCAGCTGCCAAGCCAGGATGTCCGGGTCGAGCATGTTCCATTCGGCGCGCGGCCGGATGCGGGTGCCGGCCTTGCGGCGCGACTGCACCAGCCCCTTGGCCGCCATCAGCTTGATCGCCTCGCGCAGCGCCGTGCGGCTGACGCCCAACTGGACGCTCAATTCCTCTTCGGTCGGCAGGAAGCTGCCGGGGGCGAGCTCGCCGCGCACGATCTTGAGACCGATCTCGTGGGCGACCTGGCCGTGCACGCTGCTGCGGGAGAAGGTCCGGTCGGGTCGGGTCTGCGGCTTGGCTCTCGGCATCACTTCTTCACGGCGGTTGCTCGATCAGCGATTTGTCACACTAGGGCATATTCCGTTCGGCGGAAATGATTTACCCGGCGAAACGCCGCGACGGCCGCCCGCGGATGCCGAGGCCGGTGACGGCGAAGAGCCCGCCGGCGCCGGGATATTGGGCGAGCGTCGCCGCATCGAGACCGATGGCGGCGCTCGTGACATAGAGGATGTCGAGATTGGGGCCGCCGAAGCAGGCGCTCGTCACTTGCGGCGCCGGGATCGCGAGCACGCGCTCGATCGAGCCGTCCGGCCGATAGCGGGTCAGGCGCCCGCCGCCCCAGTGCGCGCTCCAGATATGGTCCTCGGCGTCGACAACCAGCCCATCGGGATGGCCGGCGTCGGCCGGCACGCGCGCGAACACCCGCCGCGGGCCCGGTCGGCCGGCGGCCGCATCGAAGTCGTAGGCGAAGATCAGGCCGCCCACGGTATCGACGAAATAGAGCGTCCGCCCGTCGAGGCTCCAGTCAATGCCGTTGGTGATGGCGATATGGCTTTCGAACGCCTCGACCTGCCCATCGGGATCGAGCCGGTAGAGATGGCCGGTCGGCGCTTTCTCGTCGTCGTCCATGGTGCCGGCCCAGAAGCGGCCGGCCGCGTCGACGCCGCCGTCGTTGAACCGGTTGTCGGGCAGATGCGCCTCCGGATCGACGAGCGACGTGACGGCACCCGTCTCCGGATCGATCAGCGCGAAACCGTCCTTGAAGGCGCCGACGAGGCCGCCCTGCTCGCGCAACGCCACCGTGCCGAGCCGGCTCGGCATCGCCCAGGACCGGTCGGCCCCGCTCGCCGGTTCGTAGCAATGGAGCTTCAGCCCCTTGATGTCGACCCACCAGACGACCCGGGCCCGATCATCCCAGACCGGGCCTTCACCGACGACCGCACGGGCCGGAACGACGCAGTCGATGCGCATGATCAGGTCCAGCCGCCATCAACGACGAAATTCTGCCCGGTCACGAGCCGGCTGTCGTCGGCCGAAAGCCACAGCGCCATGCGCGCGATATCCGGCGGGAAGAGCTTCTCCGGAATGCACTGGCCCTTCAGCATCTCGGCCTCGGACTCGGGCGTCAGCCACAGCTTGATCTGCCGTTCGGTCATGATCCAGCCGGGGAAGAGCGCATTGACGCGGATCTTGTGCGGGCCCAGGTCGCGCGCGAGCGCCCGCGTCAGGCCCACGACCGCGGATTTCGCGGTGAGATAGACCGGCATGCCGCCCTGGCCCAAGAGGAAGCTGACCGAACTCATGTTGACGATGGCGCCGCCGCCGGCCGCGATCATGTCGTCCTTGACGGCCTGGGCCGCGAAGAACTGATGCTTGAGGTTCGTCGCCATCCGCTCGTCCCAGAATTCGGACGTGACCTGGTCGATCGTGTGGCGGTCGTCGCGCGCGGCGTTGTTGATGAGCACGGTGATCGGGCCGAAGGCCGCGCGGATCTCGGCGATCGCCCGGCCCAGGGCCGCGGTGTCGCGGAGATCGGCCGCCTCGAACCGCACCTGGGGCCCGAGCGTCGCCTGCAGCGCGTCGCCCGCCTCGGTATCGAGATCGATGAAGCCGACCCGGGCGCCCTGCGCCACGAAATGCTCGACGATCGAAGCCCCGATGCCGGACGCACCGCCGGTCACCAGGGCCGTGCGGCCGCGCAGGCTTGGATATGTTGCGAATTCTGTCATGCGGGTCCTTCCTAGATCGTCTTTTGCCCAGATACCTTTGCCCAGATACCCTGTACCTAGATCGCCATCTCGATCCGGGCGTTGCGGCTCCACGGCAGCCGGTAAAGTCCTTGCAGCACAAGCGAGGCGGCGCCGCGCGCCCAGACCTCGTCGGTCCAGTCGTGGAACACGATCTCGCATCGGCCGGCGAGCACCTTGAGCGAGTTCGTGGCAACGGCCGCGCGCACCGACGGCTCCAAGAGATCGGCGGCGCGCATGCCGGCGCCCGAGATGATGACCTTGCCCGGATCGATGACGTTGACGAGGTTGGCGATGCCAAGCCCCAGGATCTCGCCCGCCGCGTCGAACACCGCCCGCAGCCCCTCGTTGCCCTCGCGCGCGAGCCGCGTCACCTCGCACACCGCCGCCTCGATCGACGGCTCGTCGTCGGTCGGCGGCAGGTCCACGATCTTGCGCGCCTCACGCAGGATGGCGTAGTCGGCGCAGAACGCCTCGACGCACCCATGCTGGCCGCAGCGGCAGAGCGGTCCGTGCCGATCGATCTTGGAATGGCCGAATTCGGTGCCCATGCCGTGGTGGCCGCGGTAGAGGTCACCGTTGATGAACAGGCCCATGCCGATGCCGGCCTCGACCGTTACGACCACGAAATTATCGACACCCTGCCCGTGCCCGAACCAGCGTTCGGCCAAGGTCACCAGATTCGCGTCGTTCTCGATCACGGCCGAGACGCCCAGGCGGTCGCTCAGCATGCGTGCGAGCGGCACAGGGGCCGGCTCGGCCGCGAGGATCGGGCTCCAGTGCGAAATGCCGGCGACCGAGTCGATGAAGCCCGGCAATCCCACGCCGACGCCTGCGATCTGCGCCATGGTGATGCCGGCCTTGGTGACCGCGGCGCGGATGCCGTCCTCGAGCAGGTCGGCGATGAGTTCCGCACCAAGACGCCAGGTCCTGACCGGCAGCACCAGACAGGCGAGCGGATCGGCGCGCAGGTTCGTGACCGTGATCGACACCTGATGCATCGACAGCTTGGCGCCGACGACATAGGCGGCGTTCGGGTTCATGCGCAGCAGCACGCGGGGCCGGCCGCGCCCGGCCATCGACTTCGTGGCCCCCGACGTCTCGCCCTCGTCGTAGTAGATCACGCCCTCGTCCAAGAGCGTCGTGATGATGGCCGAGACGGTCGTCCGGCTGAGCTGCGTCCGCTCGCCGACCTCGGCGCGGGAAATCGGTTCGAATCGACGGATCGTATCGAGCACATGAAAGCGGTTGATCGCCCGAATGAGCTCCGTGTCCCCCGTCTGCATCGCGTCCATGCCGTTATCCCGCCTCGGGTATGCCATTGCGGACAATTCTCTCGGGTACGAGCGATAGCACTCGCCCCGGCGCATCCCGTACTTGGTACTCTCGCCCGATTTTTTCCGCGATATCTACAAAAATGGCAAATCAAAATGTTGGGAACCTCTTCAGACGATCGCCGTTTGCTCCCGCCGCAGGCATCATTCTGGCAAAATTGCGGCAGATGCGCGACTTGCACGCATGAGCGTTGCATCAGATGCTTGACAGTCTCGAATTCATAGCGGATTTATGATCAAGAGTTTTACAAAAATCGGTCCGACACGCGGATCGACGTTGGGGAGGATCATGGTCTCAGGACCAGCAGCGGCGCGCGACCTTCCGCCTGGGCAAACCCGCCCGGCCGGTACTGGAATCGGGCGCCTTCTTCCCCCGACAAGGTTTGGAATTCTCGCACCCCGTTGAACGGCGCACGACCCGCGCGCACGGAGACGGCAACGAACAAGGGCAGGGAGACGCACGAAAATGAGGGGACTGCAGCAACGGATGCTCGGCACGACGTTCTTGGGCCTCGCCCTGGCCAGCGGCGTGCTGGCGGCGGCATCGGCCCAAGCGGCCGACAAGAAAGTCGTCGTGGGCGTGAGCTGGTCGAACTTCCAGGAAGAGCGCTGGAAGACCGACGAGGCCGCGATCAAGGCCGAGCTCGCCAAGGAAGGCGCCAGCTATGTCAGTGCCGACGCGCAGAGCTCGCCCACCAAGCAGCTCTCCGACGTCGAGAGCCTGATCGCGCGCGGCGCCACCGCGCTCATCATCCTGGCCCAGGACTCGGGCGCCATCCAGCCGGCGATCGACAAGGCCAAGGCCGAGGGCATCCCGGTCGTGGGCTACGACCGGCTGATCGAGAGCCCGGGCGTATTCTACCTGACCTTCGACAACCGCGAGGTCGGCCGCATCCAGGCGCGCGAAGTGTTCAAGGTGGCGCCCAAGGGCAACTACGTCTTCATCAAGGGCTCGTCGAGCGACCCCAATGCCGACTTCCTGCATGCCGGCAGTCTCGACGTGCTGGACCCGGCGATCAAGTCGGGCGCCGTCAAGATCGTGGGCGAGGAATACACGCCCGGCTGGCTGCCGGAGAACGCCCAGAAAGAAATGGAACAGATCCTGACCAAGGCCAATAATAAGGTCGACGCCGTGGTCGCCGCCAATGACGGCACGGCGGGCGGCGCCGTCGCGGCGCTGCAGGCGCAGGGCCTGGCCGGCATCCCGGTCTCGGGCCAGGACGGCGACAAGGCGGCCTTGAACCGCATCGCCCGCGGGCTGCAGACGGTCAGCGTCTGGAAGGATGCGCGGCTGCTCGGCAGGACCGCAGCCGAGGCGGCAGTCGCCATGGCCAAGGGCACCACGCCCGACAAGCTGCCGGGTGCCAAGAAATGGGCCGAGGGCCCGAAGAAGGTGCCGATGGACGCGGTGTTCCTGACCCCGGTCGGCATCACTAAGGCCAATCTCGACGTGGTGATCAAGGCGGGCTGGGTGACCAAGGAGGTCGTCTGCCAGGGCGTCGATCCGGCGAAGGCACCGCCCGCCTGCAAGTAGTCGCTATCTGGCCGGCGGCTGCCGCTTGTACGCGGCCGCTGCCCAGGCGCCGCCGGCCACACTCTTTTGTTCAGGACCTGGTTCCATGATGTCGTTGGCTCAATCGCCCGCCACCCACAAAGGCACTGCTCGCGACCTGAAGAGCGCGCTCGAGGTCGATCTGCGCCTGCTCGCGATGATCGGCGCAGTCGCCGTCATCTGGGTCGGCTTCGACCTCCTGACCGATGGCATCTTCCTGACCGCGCGCAACCTGTGGAATCTGACGGTGCAGACGAGCGTCGTCGGCATCATGACGACCGGCATGGTGCTGGTCATCGTGACCCGGCACATCGACCTGTCGGTGGGATCGGTCCTGGGCTTCGTCGGCATGATCATGGCGGTGCTGCAGGTGCAGTATTTCCCGATCGGCGCCGGCTGGAACTGGGTCGGCTCGCTGGTCCTGGGCCTGGCGCTCGGCGCCGTGATCGGCGCCTTCCAGGGCTGGTGGGTGGCACACCGCGGCGTGCCGTCGTTCATCGTGACCTTGGGCGGCCTCTTGATCTTCCGCGGCCTCGCCTGGACCGTGACCGAGGGCCAGACCGTGGCGCCGCTTGACGAGACGTTCCAGCTGATGGGCGGCGGCCTTTTGGGCTCGATCGGCGCGTTCTGGAGCTGGATGGTCGGCGCCGCCGGTGTCGCCCTCGTGCTCTTCCGCACCTTCGCCGCCCGCCGGCGCCGGCAGCGCTACGGTTTCCCGGTCCGGCCGGTCTGGGCCGAAATCCTGGTCGCAGCCATCGTCATCGCCGGCATCGTGGGCTTCGTCGCGGTCATGAATGCCTACGACCGGCCGCGCACCGACATCGCCCAGGGCATTCCGATCCCGGTGCTCATCCTGATCGGCGCGGTCATCGTCATGTCGTCGATCACCAAGGTCACGAAGTTCGGCCGCTACGTCTTCGCGATCGGCGGGAATCCGGAGGCGGCCCAGCTCGCCGGCATCAACACCAAGCTCGTCATCATGAGCGTGTTCGCGCTGATGGGGCTCTTGGCCGGCATCGCGGGCGCCGTGCAGACCGCACGGCTCAACGCCGGCGCCAATTCGACGGGCGAGCTGCTCGAGCTCTCGGTCATCGCGGCGGCCGTCATCGGCGGCACCTCGCTCGCCGGCGGCACGGGCACGATCTCCGGCGCCATCGTCGGCGCGGTTTTCATGCAGAGCCTGCAGAGCGGCATGATCCTCTTAGGATTGCCGACCCCGATGCAGAACGTGGTGATCGGCCTTGTCCTGATCCTCGCCGTCTGGATCGACACCAGCTATCAGCGGCGGCGCCTATGACCGGCGGCCTCGGAACCAACTCGGGAGAGACCTCGATGACTTCCACCCCGATGGGCGTCCATCCGCTGGTCGAGATGCGCAACATCTCGATCCATTTCGGCGGCATCAAGGCGGTCGACGACGTGAGCGTCGACCTCTATCCGGGCGAGGTCGTAGCGCTCCTCGGCCACAATGGCGCCGGCAAGTCGACGCTCATCAAGATCCTGTCCGGCGCCTATCGGGCGAATTCGGGCCAGATCCTGATCGACGGCAAAGAGGCGCATATCACGGCCCCGCGCGACGCCAAGGCCCATGGCATCGAGACGATCTACCAGACGCTGGCCTTGGCCGAGAACATCGACGCGCCCGGCAACCTGTTCCTGGGCCGCGAGCTCATGACGCCGTGGGGCACGCTCGACGACGCCGCCATGGAGCATGCGGCGCGCCAGGCGATCCTGGAGCTGAACCCGAACTTCACCCGCATCAAGGAGCCGGTGAAGAACCTGTCGGGCGGCCAGCGCCAGTCGGTCGCGATCGCGCGGGCACTCCATTTCAACGCCCGCATCCTGATCATGGACGAGCCGACCGCAGCCTTGGGGCCGCACGAGACGCGCCAGGTCGCCGACCTGATCACGCGCCTCAAGGCCAAGGGCATCGGCATCTTCCTGATCAGCCACGACATCCACGACGTGTTCGACCTCGCCGACCGCATCAGCGTGATGAAGAACGGCAAGCTGGTCGGAACCGTCAGGACCGAAGACGTCACCCAGGACGACGTGCTCGCCATGATCATCCTGGGCAAGCGGCCGAAGATCGCCGCGTAGGACGTGAACACCGAGGGGGGGAACGCGATCACCAAGACCACGAGATCATTGACGGCCGCCTGAGACCGGCCCCGATCCCGCACCAACGATACCCGACGCGCCGAACTTGTCTCGGCTGCGAAGCGGGAAGTTTTGCGCGAACGAACAACACCACGATGAGACAGACGCTCTAGAGGGAGGGAAAGAACAATGGCAGGGAAAACTATCAGAGCCGCATTGGGCGGGCTCGCCGTCGCCACGGCGGTGGGCCTGGCGCCGCCGGCCTCGGCGCAGACGGTGACCAATCCGACGGCCTTGACCGACTTCGGCAATCAGTTGCTCGAAGACGGCATATTCTTCCGCGGCCACTATGTCGGCGAGGGCGCGGCCAATCCATCGGGCGGCTTGTCGCAGAGCTCGCGCTATACCGGCCAGGTCGACATCGGCGCCGATTTCGACATGGGCAAGATCGCCAACCTCGGCAATTCGGCGATCCATCTGACGTTCAGCGATCGGCACGGTCAGAACCTGGCGGCGAAGGACATCGGCAACAGCATCTCGGTGCAGGAAGTCTACGGCGGCGGCCAGACCTACAAGCTGACCGAGCTCAGCTGGGACCAGGCACTGTGGGACGACCATGTCGAATTCCTGGTCGGCCGCACCGATGCGCCGAGCGATTTCGCCGCCTCGTCCTTCTACTGTAACTTCCAGACCAATTCGACCTGCGGCAACTCGAGCCTGTTCGGTCAGGACAATGCGCTCAACTACTATCCGGTCGGCGTCTGGGGCGGCCGCATCACCATCAAGCCGACACCGCGGCTCTATGGCCAGATCGGCGCCTACGAGCAGGATCCGAACCAGGGCTCGAGCCAGACCCACGGCTTCGACTTCGGCGTTGACCGGGCGACCGGCTACGTCCTGCCGGTCGAGCTCGGCTATCAGACGAACTTCTCGTCGGATCCCTATCCCCGGCACTACAAGATCGGCATGTTCTATGACTCGGGCCCGTACAGCGACCCGTTCTTCGACGTCAACCATAATTCGGCGGCCTTGACCGGCCTGGCGCACGAGCAGCATTCCGGCCGGACCTCGATCTACGGTCTGTTCGACCAGATGGTCTGGCGGCCGGACCCGTCGTCCCAGCGCGGGCTCTATATCTTCGGCGGCGTCACCGCCGGCACGGACTCGAGCCAGCTCGCCGACTACTTCCTGCAGTTCGGCACGCTCTATAAAGGCCCGTTCGAAGGCCGTGACGCCGACGCCATCGGCTTCGTCATCACCGACCTGCACTGGGGCAACCACACCATGGACTTCCTGCGCGACTCGCGCATCGCCGCGGGCGGCAGTGCGACGACGCAGAATCCGAATGAAGTCATGATGGAATTGAACTACGGCGCCCAGGTGACGCCGTGGCTGCGCGTCACGCCCAACCTTCAATACATCATCAACCCGGACAACCTGCCGGAGCCGGCGCTGAAGAAGAACATCGACGACACGTTCGTCGTCGGCCTGAAGTTCGTCATCGGCCTCCCGGAACTGATCGGCTTGCCGACCAAGAACTACAACCACTAACCCCGAAACACCGGCCGGGGACGATCCCCCGGTCGGTGTCAGCCGGCCGGTGCACCCCACCCGGCCGGGATCCCCCCGGAAGAACTCCCCGAAGGGCTTCCCCAACTCCCCCGGATCCGTATCCCCACGGATCCGGGGACTTTTTTGCCTGCTACTCGGCGATCACGACGCCCTTGGCCGTGTCGGCATGATATTCGCCCGAGAACGGATACTTGCCGGCGCCGAGCGGCCTGAGGCGCACCGTACCGGTGCCGCCGCCGGCCACGACCTTCTCGACCTTGAGCGCCGAGGAATCGAACTCCTCCGCCGTCGTGTCCTGGTTATGGATCGTGATGACGGTCGGCTTGCCAGCCGGCACATGGATCTCGGCCGGGGTGAACTTGTGGTCCTTGATCGTGAGCTCGACCGCGGTCGGCTCTTCCGCACGGGCAGGCAGGGCGGACAGGGACAGGCTCAGCACGGCAGCGGCCATGACGGCCCCGGAAAGACGAATCATCAACGAAAACTCCCTCGTATCTCTCGTTTGTCAGGCCTCGAACAAGGATTGGCCGATATAGCCGCCCGGCCGGGCGCCGGGCGGGCAGGCAAACAGGCCACTGCCGACATGGGTCGCGAACTGGTTCAGCATGTCGAATTTCGACGAGTTGCCGAAAATCTTGATGAAGCCGGTGCGCGGGTCGCGCTGGTAGCACACGAACAGCAGGCCGGCGTCATAGAGCATGCCCTGCTTCCACGGCGGCCAGCGCTCGGCCGTGAAGGCGACGCCGTCGTTGTAGGAATAGCCGCGCCGGTAGATCTCGGCCCCGTCGTTGCTCGACGAATGCGACAGGCGGACATGGGAATTCTCCGGCATCACCGGATTGCCCTCGGCATCGGTCGCGTCGAGATCGACCTCGTCGAACTCCTTCTTCTTGCCGAGCGGTGCGCCCGAATACTTGTGCCGGCCGATGGTCTTTTCCTGGAAATCGACGTTCATGCGATCCCAGTGCTCGAGCGAGATGCGGACACGGCGCACGACCATGTAGCTGCCGCCCTGCATCCAGGCCGGACCTTCCGGCCCGACCCAGACGACCTTGTCGATCTGGTCCGGCTGGCGTGTGCCGTCCTTGAAGCCCATCAGGTTGCGCGGCGTCTTCTCGCCCGGCGGCTGAGAGGAGAAGCCGGTCTGGACCCAGCGCATCTCGGCGATGTCGTAGGCCATGGCCGAAAGCTGGCGTACCGCGTGGAACGCCACTTGCGGATCGTCGGCGCAGGCCTGGACGCTGAGGTCGCCGCCTGTCCGGGCCGGCACCAGCTGGTCGCCGTTGAAGCGCGGCAGGTCGACGAGCGCTTCCGGCCGATGGGCCGCCAGGCCGTAGCGGTCCTGGCCGTCCTTGGTGAAGAGCCCGGCGCCGAAGCCGAAGGTAAGCGTGAGCCGCGCCGGCCCGAGACCGAGGCCGTCCGCCGAATCGCCGGCCGGCACGCTCTGGTCCGCCGGAATCGGCTCGGCCGGCTCGCCGCGGGTGAGCCGCGCCGCCG
This DNA window, taken from Aliidongia dinghuensis, encodes the following:
- a CDS encoding carbohydrate porin translates to MAGKTIRAALGGLAVATAVGLAPPASAQTVTNPTALTDFGNQLLEDGIFFRGHYVGEGAANPSGGLSQSSRYTGQVDIGADFDMGKIANLGNSAIHLTFSDRHGQNLAAKDIGNSISVQEVYGGGQTYKLTELSWDQALWDDHVEFLVGRTDAPSDFAASSFYCNFQTNSTCGNSSLFGQDNALNYYPVGVWGGRITIKPTPRLYGQIGAYEQDPNQGSSQTHGFDFGVDRATGYVLPVELGYQTNFSSDPYPRHYKIGMFYDSGPYSDPFFDVNHNSAALTGLAHEQHSGRTSIYGLFDQMVWRPDPSSQRGLYIFGGVTAGTDSSQLADYFLQFGTLYKGPFEGRDADAIGFVITDLHWGNHTMDFLRDSRIAAGGSATTQNPNEVMMELNYGAQVTPWLRVTPNLQYIINPDNLPEPALKKNIDDTFVVGLKFVIGLPELIGLPTKNYNH
- a CDS encoding cupredoxin domain-containing protein, with product MIRLSGAVMAAAVLSLSLSALPARAEEPTAVELTIKDHKFTPAEIHVPAGKPTVITIHNQDTTAEEFDSSALKVEKVVAGGGTGTVRLRPLGAGKYPFSGEYHADTAKGVVIAE
- the efeB gene encoding iron uptake transporter deferrochelatase/peroxidase subunit, whose translation is MSISGRKPPHPSRRGFLATAGSLVAAGGIGLTAEAATTPAPDKKRAGTPAAEPFWGARQSGILTPAQSHTYFAAFDLTTTKREDVVKLLQRWTEAAARLTRGEPAEPIPADQSVPAGDSADGLGLGPARLTLTFGFGAGLFTKDGQDRYGLAAHRPEALVDLPRFNGDQLVPARTGGDLSVQACADDPQVAFHAVRQLSAMAYDIAEMRWVQTGFSSQPPGEKTPRNLMGFKDGTRQPDQIDKVVWVGPEGPAWMQGGSYMVVRRVRISLEHWDRMNVDFQEKTIGRHKYSGAPLGKKKEFDEVDLDATDAEGNPVMPENSHVRLSHSSSNDGAEIYRRGYSYNDGVAFTAERWPPWKQGMLYDAGLLFVCYQRDPRTGFIKIFGNSSKFDMLNQFATHVGSGLFACPPGARPGGYIGQSLFEA